The proteins below are encoded in one region of Streptomyces marianii:
- a CDS encoding protein-L-isoaspartate(D-aspartate) O-methyltransferase, translating to MSRRPRPKPSPGSSPEPRSESSWGASPGPSPEREDRHGWGQGPGPEDLVRASRAAGVRDERVLEALRSVHRADFVPRAEAVSACLDIPVPLPHGQVTTQPSLVALMVEALGLTGGERVLEVGTGYGFQAAVLARLAGEVVSLERWADMAGQARRRLSRAGVGNVSVTASDGTLGSPERAPYDAVVVSAAFPEVPEPLVGQLRVGGRLVQPIGPGGREQVRLYERTARGLTPRRTIVPARFVRLYGEYGYPPGTDP from the coding sequence ATGTCCCGGCGGCCGCGGCCGAAGCCGTCTCCCGGGTCGTCGCCGGAGCCGCGGTCGGAGTCCTCATGGGGCGCGTCGCCAGGGCCGTCCCCGGAGCGAGAGGACCGACACGGGTGGGGCCAAGGGCCGGGTCCCGAGGACCTGGTCCGGGCTTCCCGGGCCGCGGGCGTGCGGGACGAGCGTGTCCTCGAAGCCCTGCGAAGCGTCCATCGGGCCGACTTCGTCCCCCGTGCGGAGGCCGTTTCCGCCTGTCTCGACATCCCCGTTCCCCTTCCGCACGGACAGGTGACCACCCAGCCGAGCCTCGTGGCACTGATGGTGGAGGCGCTCGGTCTGACCGGTGGCGAGCGAGTCCTGGAGGTCGGTACCGGCTACGGTTTCCAGGCCGCCGTGCTGGCCCGCCTCGCCGGGGAGGTCGTCAGTCTGGAGCGCTGGGCCGACATGGCGGGCCAGGCCCGCCGCAGGCTGTCCCGGGCGGGCGTCGGCAACGTCTCGGTCACCGCCTCCGACGGCACGCTCGGCTCACCGGAACGGGCGCCCTACGACGCCGTCGTCGTCTCGGCGGCCTTCCCGGAAGTGCCGGAACCACTGGTCGGGCAGTTGCGCGTCGGGGGCAGACTTGTCCAGCCGATCGGTCCGGGTGGGCGGGAACAGGTGCGGCTGTACGAGCGGACGGCCCGGGGCCTCACCCCGCGCCGGACCATCGTGCCGGCCCGTTTCGTACGGCTCTACGGCGAGTACGGGTACCCGCCCGGCACGGACCCGTGA
- a CDS encoding phosphodiester glycosidase family protein, which produces MCSALAVGAAGPAAAGAASPPGPLPRTSARMLRPVSPPAPSAADRTGADPGGRSLESFTVADGDGFETARTSRPLAPGVELNSYDRLESDKWLRVDSLSVDLTRGTRVDYLHPGKVAARRTVSQMAAEHDAGPGRRTVAAINGDFFDINQTGAPDGIALREGRLLNSSSTGHHRALGFGPGDVGRVLRLYFDGTLTLPAGTRPLAALNAANVPANGVGAYNAQWGEADRALTVDGAQRTAEVAVTDGRVTAPAGPPGKGPVPPGTTVLVGRDAGADALGALAVGDPVTLEYRPRAATGQVPRTAIGANELLVVDGVPVDHEGGGNNTAAPRTAVGFSRDGGIMRILTVDGRQADSGGVTLTELALMMRRAGAHNAVNLDGGGSSTLVAREPGSDTVQVENSPSDGTERTVPNGLALTAPDGSGELRGYRVETAVDPGTAPTADPVRGGHPERVFPGLTRRLTAAGYDETYGPAGGTPRWYTDHPLVGRVGADGVFTARHSGDTHVTARRGNARGSIRLTVLDDLDRIRASEPRVALADAEASGRFGVLGFDAHGTSAPVEPADVRLDYDRTLFDVAPDAEGGFTVRARAAEPAAGRVTATVAGRSTVIAVTVGLAAREVASFDDAGRWTFTAARASGSVAPTADGRTGTGLDIAYDFTRSTATRAAYASPPGHIPVDGQPQSFGLWVNGDGNGAWPTLHLKDSAGSDQLLRGPYITWTGWRHVEFAVPAGVSYPLRVHRFYLAETAANRSYTGRIVVDDLTAEVPPSVELPAEPPHRDPLVGTAAGTRSRDWRFAVVSDAQFVARSPDSPVVAQARRTLREIRAARPDFVVVNGDLVDEGSPEDLAFARTVLEEELGGALPWYYIPGNHEVMGGRIDNFVAEFGPAQRTFDHRGTRFVTLDTSSLALRGGGFAQIRELREQLDAAAADPRVGSVMVVQHVPPRDPTPQQASQLGDRKEAALLESWLTAFRRATGKGAAFIGGHVGTFHAERVDGVPYLINGNSGKAPSTPVDEGGFTGWSLVGVDRVSRAEQAAARQSPWAGGPDWLTVQTRAHVDGLTLDAPASLPVATGEPVTAVVRQGQGAAVREVPARFPMSADWSGSPNVYVGDPGRAGPRYIAAYDPSTGLLTGLRPGTVMLAVTVNGTRAESRVVVAASAGHGYGPAPGHGHALGHGHGHGHGYGYGYGYGPAPAHPQSRAPAA; this is translated from the coding sequence GTGTGCTCGGCCCTGGCAGTCGGAGCCGCAGGGCCGGCCGCAGCCGGGGCCGCATCCCCGCCCGGCCCCCTTCCGCGGACCTCGGCCCGGATGCTGCGGCCCGTCTCTCCGCCGGCCCCGAGTGCCGCCGACCGTACCGGCGCGGACCCGGGCGGCAGGAGCCTCGAGAGCTTCACCGTCGCCGACGGCGACGGGTTCGAGACGGCCCGGACCAGTCGCCCGCTCGCCCCCGGCGTCGAACTGAACTCGTACGACCGGCTGGAGTCCGACAAGTGGCTCCGCGTCGACTCCCTGTCCGTCGACCTCACCCGGGGTACGAGGGTGGACTATCTCCACCCGGGCAAGGTCGCCGCCCGGAGAACGGTGTCCCAGATGGCCGCCGAGCACGATGCCGGCCCCGGACGCCGTACCGTCGCCGCGATCAACGGGGACTTCTTCGACATCAACCAGACCGGCGCCCCCGACGGCATCGCCCTCCGGGAAGGCCGCCTGCTCAACTCGTCCTCCACCGGCCACCACCGGGCCCTCGGCTTCGGTCCCGGTGACGTCGGCCGGGTGCTCCGGTTGTACTTCGACGGCACACTGACCCTGCCCGCCGGTACCCGCCCTCTCGCCGCGCTCAACGCGGCGAACGTCCCCGCGAACGGCGTCGGCGCGTACAACGCCCAGTGGGGCGAGGCGGACCGGGCCCTCACCGTCGACGGCGCGCAGCGCACCGCCGAAGTCGCCGTCACGGACGGCAGGGTGACCGCTCCTGCCGGTCCACCCGGCAAGGGGCCGGTGCCGCCCGGTACGACCGTGCTCGTCGGCCGGGACGCCGGCGCGGACGCGCTCGGCGCACTCGCCGTCGGCGACCCGGTCACCCTGGAGTACCGCCCGCGCGCCGCCACGGGGCAGGTTCCGCGCACCGCGATCGGCGCCAATGAACTCCTCGTGGTCGACGGCGTACCCGTCGACCACGAGGGTGGTGGGAACAACACCGCCGCGCCCCGTACCGCGGTCGGTTTCTCCCGGGACGGCGGCATCATGCGGATACTGACCGTCGACGGCCGCCAGGCCGACAGCGGCGGGGTGACCCTCACCGAACTCGCCCTGATGATGCGGCGCGCGGGCGCCCACAACGCCGTCAACCTCGACGGCGGCGGTTCCTCCACCCTCGTGGCCCGCGAGCCTGGCAGTGACACCGTGCAGGTCGAGAACAGCCCCTCCGACGGCACCGAACGGACCGTGCCCAACGGCCTCGCCCTCACCGCGCCCGACGGCAGCGGAGAGCTCAGGGGCTACCGGGTCGAGACGGCGGTGGACCCCGGCACCGCGCCCACCGCCGACCCCGTCAGGGGCGGCCACCCCGAACGGGTCTTCCCCGGACTCACCCGCCGCCTCACCGCCGCCGGGTACGACGAGACGTACGGGCCCGCCGGCGGGACCCCGCGCTGGTACACGGACCACCCCCTGGTCGGACGGGTCGGCGCCGACGGGGTGTTCACCGCCCGGCACAGCGGTGACACGCACGTCACCGCGCGGCGCGGGAACGCCCGCGGATCCATCCGGCTGACCGTCCTCGACGACCTGGACCGCATTCGCGCCTCGGAGCCGCGCGTGGCTCTCGCCGACGCGGAGGCGTCCGGGCGTTTCGGCGTCCTCGGCTTCGACGCGCACGGGACCAGCGCCCCCGTCGAACCCGCCGACGTCCGGCTCGACTACGACCGCACCCTCTTCGACGTCGCCCCGGACGCCGAGGGCGGGTTCACCGTCAGGGCACGCGCGGCGGAGCCCGCGGCCGGCCGTGTCACGGCCACGGTGGCGGGCAGGAGCACGGTCATCGCCGTGACCGTCGGCCTGGCCGCCCGGGAGGTCGCGTCGTTCGACGACGCCGGGCGCTGGACGTTCACCGCCGCCCGTGCCTCAGGATCGGTCGCACCCACGGCCGACGGGCGTACCGGCACCGGCCTGGACATCGCCTACGACTTCACCCGGTCCACCGCGACCCGGGCCGCCTACGCCAGTCCGCCGGGACATATTCCGGTCGACGGCCAGCCGCAGTCGTTCGGGCTCTGGGTCAACGGCGACGGAAACGGCGCCTGGCCGACGCTGCACCTGAAGGACTCGGCCGGGTCCGACCAGCTGCTCCGCGGGCCCTACATCACCTGGACCGGCTGGCGGCACGTCGAGTTCGCGGTACCCGCCGGCGTCTCCTACCCCCTGCGGGTCCACCGCTTCTACCTCGCCGAGACCGCCGCCAACCGCTCGTACACGGGCAGGATCGTCGTCGACGACCTCACCGCCGAGGTCCCGCCCTCCGTCGAGCTGCCCGCCGAGCCGCCGCACCGGGACCCGCTCGTCGGAACCGCGGCCGGGACCCGGAGCCGGGACTGGCGGTTCGCGGTCGTCTCCGACGCTCAGTTCGTGGCCCGCAGCCCCGACAGCCCCGTCGTGGCCCAGGCCCGCCGCACCCTGCGCGAGATCAGAGCGGCCCGGCCCGACTTCGTGGTCGTCAACGGCGACCTGGTCGACGAGGGCTCGCCCGAGGACCTGGCGTTCGCCCGCACCGTGCTCGAGGAGGAGCTCGGCGGCGCGCTGCCCTGGTACTACATACCGGGCAACCACGAGGTCATGGGTGGCAGGATCGACAACTTCGTGGCCGAGTTCGGGCCCGCGCAGCGGACGTTCGACCACCGGGGCACCCGGTTCGTCACCCTGGACACCTCCAGCCTCGCACTGCGTGGTGGTGGCTTCGCCCAGATCAGGGAGCTGCGCGAGCAACTGGACGCTGCGGCCGCCGATCCGCGCGTCGGTTCGGTGATGGTGGTCCAGCACGTGCCGCCGCGCGACCCCACACCGCAGCAGGCCAGCCAGCTCGGCGACCGCAAGGAGGCCGCGCTGCTGGAGAGCTGGCTCACCGCCTTCCGGCGGGCGACCGGCAAGGGGGCGGCCTTCATCGGCGGCCATGTCGGCACCTTCCACGCGGAGCGCGTCGACGGCGTCCCATACCTGATCAACGGCAACTCCGGGAAGGCGCCCTCCACTCCGGTGGACGAGGGAGGCTTCACCGGATGGTCGCTTGTCGGCGTCGACCGGGTGTCGCGTGCCGAACAGGCGGCGGCACGGCAGTCGCCGTGGGCCGGGGGGCCGGACTGGCTGACCGTCCAGACCCGCGCGCACGTCGACGGACTGACCCTCGACGCCCCGGCCTCCTTGCCGGTCGCCACCGGCGAGCCCGTCACGGCCGTCGTCCGGCAGGGCCAGGGCGCGGCCGTCCGCGAGGTGCCGGCCCGCTTCCCGATGAGCGCCGACTGGAGTGGCTCACCGAACGTGTACGTGGGCGATCCCGGCCGGGCGGGACCGCGGTACATCGCCGCGTACGACCCGTCGACGGGCCTGCTCACCGGACTGCGCCCCGGGACGGTCATGCTCGCGGTGACGGTGAACGGGACGCGGGCCGAGTCCCGTGTCGTCGTGGCCGCCTCAGCCGGGCACGGGTACGGGCCGGCTCCCGGGCACGGGCACGCTCTCGGGCACGGGCACGGGCATGGGCACGGGTACGGGTACGGGTACGGGTACGGGCCGGCTCCCGCCCACCCGCAGAGCCGGGCACCGGCGGCGTAG
- a CDS encoding transglycosylase SLT domain-containing protein: MTARTQSTTGRIARLRKLSVAGVATAGAVAAALTLAPSPAHAAEQASASAASGRTVVAEAPAKKAKKEKKQYKDNLDGWIREALDIMESEDIPGSYEGLHRNIMRESGGNPNAQNNWDVNAKNGTPSKGLLQVIQPTFDAYHVKGTKHDVTDPVANLTAAANYAADRYGSIDNVDSAY, encoded by the coding sequence ATGACCGCTCGCACGCAGTCCACCACCGGCCGCATCGCCCGTCTCCGCAAGCTCTCCGTCGCCGGCGTCGCCACCGCCGGTGCCGTGGCAGCGGCTCTCACGCTGGCCCCGTCGCCGGCGCACGCCGCCGAGCAGGCTTCGGCGAGCGCCGCCTCCGGCAGGACTGTGGTGGCCGAGGCTCCGGCGAAGAAGGCGAAGAAGGAAAAGAAGCAGTACAAGGACAACCTCGACGGCTGGATCCGTGAGGCCCTGGACATCATGGAGTCCGAGGACATCCCGGGCAGCTACGAGGGCCTGCACCGCAACATCATGCGCGAGTCCGGTGGCAACCCGAACGCGCAGAACAACTGGGACGTCAACGCCAAGAACGGCACCCCGTCCAAGGGGCTGCTCCAGGTCATCCAGCCGACCTTCGACGCCTACCACGTGAAGGGCACCAAGCACGACGTGACCGACCCGGTCGCCAACCTCACCGCGGCCGCCAACTACGCCGCCGACCGCTACGGCTCCATCGACAACGTCGACTCCGCCTACTGA
- a CDS encoding mechanosensitive ion channel family protein: protein MTRALTLHDLIVAGIALAAGTAAAVLLRVILRWLGVRAGRTKWSGDDIIVDGLRTIVPWAAVTGGAAVAASALPLTARVGRNVTMTLTAVLILAATVTVARVVAGMVQALAQSRSGVAGSATIFVNITRVVVLAMGFLVMLETLGVSIAPLLTALGVGGLAVALALQDTLANLFAGVHILASRTVQPGHYIKLSSGEEGYVVDINWRNTVVRTLSHNLVIIPNTKLSGTNMTNYHRPEQHMSLNVQVGVGYDSDLEHVEHVTVEVVKSVMADVEGGLPDHEPLIRFHTFGDSRIGFTVILGVGEFSDQYRIKHEFIKRLHKRYRSEGISVPAPRRIVSVHQAEIPQPELPIPGPRVATDAMTTPVSPTPPV from the coding sequence GTGACCCGGGCCCTCACCCTCCACGACCTCATCGTCGCCGGCATCGCCCTGGCGGCCGGCACAGCGGCCGCCGTACTGCTCCGGGTGATCCTGAGATGGCTCGGGGTACGGGCCGGGAGAACGAAGTGGAGCGGCGACGACATCATCGTCGACGGTCTGCGGACGATCGTCCCCTGGGCCGCGGTGACCGGTGGCGCGGCGGTCGCCGCCTCGGCGCTCCCGCTGACGGCCCGGGTGGGGCGCAACGTCACCATGACGCTGACGGCGGTGCTGATCCTGGCGGCGACGGTCACCGTCGCGCGGGTCGTCGCCGGAATGGTGCAGGCCCTGGCGCAGTCCAGGTCCGGTGTCGCCGGTTCGGCCACCATCTTCGTGAACATCACCCGCGTCGTGGTCCTGGCCATGGGCTTCCTGGTGATGCTGGAGACTCTGGGTGTCTCCATCGCGCCACTGCTCACCGCGCTGGGGGTGGGTGGTCTGGCGGTGGCGCTGGCCCTGCAGGACACCCTGGCCAACCTCTTCGCGGGCGTGCACATCCTCGCCTCCCGCACGGTGCAGCCCGGTCACTACATCAAGCTCAGCAGCGGTGAGGAGGGCTACGTCGTCGACATCAACTGGCGCAACACCGTCGTGCGTACGCTCTCGCACAACCTCGTGATCATCCCCAACACGAAGCTGTCCGGCACCAACATGACCAACTACCACCGCCCCGAGCAGCACATGTCGCTCAACGTGCAGGTGGGCGTCGGCTACGACAGCGACCTCGAGCACGTCGAGCACGTGACCGTCGAGGTCGTGAAGAGCGTCATGGCCGATGTCGAGGGGGGTCTGCCCGACCATGAACCCCTCATCCGTTTCCACACGTTCGGCGACTCCCGGATCGGGTTCACGGTGATCCTCGGGGTCGGCGAGTTCAGCGACCAGTACCGGATCAAGCACGAGTTCATCAAGCGGCTGCACAAGCGCTACCGGTCGGAGGGCATCAGCGTGCCCGCCCCCCGGCGCATCGTCTCCGTCCACCAAGCGGAGATCCCGCAGCCCGAGTTGCCGATCCCCGGTCCGCGCGTCGCCACCGACGCGATGACCACGCCGGTGAGTCCGACGCCACCGGTCTGA
- a CDS encoding cation:proton antiporter: MHSALFLIEFGAIILGLGLLGRVAGRLRFSPIPLYLLAGLAFGEGGLLPLGASEEFVAIGAEIGVILLLLMLGLEYTASDLVSNLKTQYPAGLVDFTLNAVPGAVAALLLGWGPVAAVVLAGVTWISSSGVIAKVMGDLGRIGNRETPVILSILVLEDLAMAVYLPIVTALLAGAGLATGSVTLAIALGAAGAVLFVALRYGRVISRFVSSDDPEKLLLVVLGLTLLVAGIAQQLQVSAAVGAFLVGIALSGEVAEGAHTLLSPLRDLFAAVFFVFFGLHTDPASIPPVILPALALAAVTACTKVATGYWAAKRAGVGVKGRWRAGGTLVARGEFSIVIAGLAVTAGIEPALGPLATAYVLILVVMGPLTARFTEPLATRLTGRGRPAGTAPVVRQTPEPAADGPVGDTAVEGDGKLLSDRDAVDRA, from the coding sequence GTGCACTCCGCCCTCTTCCTGATCGAGTTCGGTGCGATCATCCTCGGCCTCGGCCTCCTGGGCCGTGTCGCCGGGCGCCTCCGGTTCTCCCCGATCCCGCTCTACCTGCTCGCCGGTCTCGCCTTCGGTGAGGGCGGTCTCCTGCCGCTCGGCGCGAGCGAGGAGTTCGTCGCCATCGGCGCCGAGATCGGCGTCATCCTGCTGCTGCTGATGCTGGGCCTGGAGTACACGGCCAGCGACCTGGTGTCCAACCTCAAGACCCAGTATCCGGCCGGGCTGGTCGACTTCACCCTGAACGCCGTGCCCGGCGCCGTCGCGGCGCTGCTGCTCGGCTGGGGGCCGGTGGCCGCGGTGGTCCTGGCCGGGGTCACCTGGATCTCGTCCTCGGGTGTCATCGCCAAGGTGATGGGCGACCTCGGGCGGATCGGGAACCGCGAGACGCCGGTCATCCTGAGCATCCTCGTCCTGGAGGACCTGGCGATGGCGGTGTACCTGCCGATCGTCACGGCCCTGCTGGCCGGGGCCGGCCTCGCCACGGGCAGCGTCACCCTCGCGATCGCCCTCGGCGCGGCCGGAGCGGTGCTGTTCGTCGCCCTGCGCTACGGCAGGGTCATCTCGCGCTTCGTCTCCAGCGACGACCCCGAGAAGCTGCTGCTGGTCGTGCTGGGGCTGACGCTGCTGGTCGCCGGCATCGCCCAGCAGCTGCAGGTATCCGCGGCGGTCGGCGCGTTCCTCGTGGGCATCGCCCTGTCCGGCGAGGTGGCGGAGGGCGCCCACACCCTCCTCAGCCCGCTGCGGGACCTGTTCGCGGCCGTCTTCTTCGTGTTCTTCGGCCTGCACACCGACCCGGCGAGCATTCCGCCGGTCATTCTGCCCGCGCTCGCCCTCGCCGCCGTCACGGCCTGCACGAAGGTCGCGACGGGCTACTGGGCCGCCAAGCGGGCCGGGGTCGGTGTCAAGGGGCGCTGGCGCGCCGGCGGCACGCTGGTGGCGCGCGGTGAGTTCTCGATCGTCATCGCCGGTCTCGCCGTCACCGCGGGCATCGAGCCGGCCCTGGGCCCGCTCGCCACGGCGTACGTCCTCATCCTCGTCGTCATGGGTCCGCTCACCGCCCGCTTCACCGAACCCCTCGCCACCCGTCTCACCGGTCGCGGCCGGCCGGCGGGGACGGCTCCGGTGGTGCGGCAGACCCCGGAACCGGCGGCGGACGGTCCGGTCGGCGACACGGCGGTGGAGGGGGACGGCAAGCTGCTGTCGGACCGGGACGCGGTGGACCGCGCCTGA
- a CDS encoding cation:proton antiporter regulatory subunit, translated as MSTTPLPGIGVQYDLTTREHRHLSVIAHRDGTRTVNVYRADDPDACAQSLHLSSGETASLIDALTPDHHSPNVLHTTGLGLVAERIELSAHSHWNGRVLGDTRMRTETGASVVAVLRRAEATPSPTPDFRLAGGDTLIVIGTREGIEAAAAILGRE; from the coding sequence ATGAGCACCACGCCACTGCCCGGCATCGGTGTCCAGTACGACCTCACCACGCGTGAGCACCGCCATCTGTCGGTGATCGCGCACCGGGACGGCACCCGGACGGTGAACGTCTACCGCGCGGACGACCCCGACGCCTGCGCCCAGTCCCTGCACCTCTCTTCGGGGGAGACCGCATCGCTCATCGACGCGCTGACGCCGGACCACCACAGCCCCAACGTGCTCCACACCACGGGCCTTGGCCTCGTCGCCGAGCGCATCGAACTGTCCGCCCACTCGCACTGGAACGGCCGCGTACTCGGGGACACGCGGATGCGGACGGAGACCGGCGCGTCCGTGGTCGCGGTGCTGCGCAGGGCGGAGGCGACCCCGTCGCCGACGCCCGACTTCCGGCTCGCCGGCGGCGACACCCTGATCGTCATCGGTACCCGTGAGGGCATCGAGGCGGCGGCGGCCATCCTCGGACGGGAGTGA